A region from the Lysobacter antibioticus genome encodes:
- a CDS encoding DUF3228 family protein, which produces MTIILTDFARARLFPREPRRNTIQDITPEQFERHLNQAPPLHVLDGYAPFCKLHVHRNWTSTRCLAVPITEANRHLLRSDYDARTKDELPVLVRWFEGLDPPVAEYLIVILYSREQLAKEGTVTDADWGVVGCMYTAEPVETPMAPITMMRNALGVEEGGSGVSLDREAYRRSVAFWSTHANWRG; this is translated from the coding sequence ATGACCATCATCCTCACCGACTTCGCCCGCGCCCGCCTGTTCCCGCGCGAGCCGCGCCGCAACACCATCCAGGACATCACCCCCGAACAGTTCGAGCGCCACCTCAACCAGGCGCCGCCGCTGCACGTGCTCGACGGCTACGCCCCGTTCTGCAAACTGCACGTGCACCGCAACTGGACCAGCACCCGCTGCCTCGCGGTGCCGATCACCGAGGCCAACCGCCACCTGCTGCGTTCGGACTACGACGCCCGCACCAAGGACGAACTGCCGGTGCTGGTGCGCTGGTTCGAAGGCCTCGACCCGCCGGTGGCCGAATACCTCATCGTCATCCTCTACAGCCGCGAACAACTGGCTAAAGAAGGCACCGTCACCGACGCCGACTGGGGCGTGGTCGGCTGCATGTACACCGCCGAACCCGTCGAAACCCCGATGGCCCCGATCACCATGATGCGCAACGCCCTGGGCGTGGAAGAGGGCGGCTCCGGCGTATCGCTGGACCGCGAGGCCTACCGCCGCAGCGTGGCGTTCTGGAGCACGCACGCCAACTGGCGCGGCTGA
- a CDS encoding GFA family protein — MDRYTGGCWCGKVRIVATGRPYRVGLCHCLDCRKHHGALFHASAIFPEEAVTVEGETRAYKDRHFCPHCGSPVFGRSGDEIEVNLGALDAPDQFQPTYELWTVRRESWLPPFPLVRHYERNREGLTRFEE; from the coding sequence ATGGATCGATACACCGGCGGCTGCTGGTGCGGCAAGGTCCGCATCGTGGCCACGGGCCGCCCCTACCGGGTCGGCCTGTGCCATTGCCTCGACTGCCGCAAACACCACGGCGCCCTGTTCCATGCCTCGGCGATCTTCCCCGAGGAGGCGGTCACCGTCGAAGGCGAAACCCGCGCTTACAAAGACCGGCACTTCTGCCCGCACTGCGGCTCGCCCGTGTTCGGCCGCAGTGGCGACGAAATCGAAGTGAACCTCGGCGCCCTAGACGCCCCCGATCAATTCCAGCCGACCTACGAGCTGTGGACCGTGCGCCGCGAATCCTGGCTGCCGCCGTTTCCGCTGGTGCGGCATTACGAACGCAATCGCGAAGGCCTGACCCGCTTCGAGGAATAG